From Salvelinus sp. IW2-2015 linkage group LG18, ASM291031v2, whole genome shotgun sequence, a single genomic window includes:
- the LOC111978491 gene encoding conserved oligomeric Golgi complex subunit 2, with protein MNLPKGPDSLCFDKDVFMKDDFDVDQFVADCRKHVQLEEMREDLEMYYKQLKTAMVELINKDYADFVNLSTNLVGMDKALNQLSVPLGQLREEVLNLRTSVSEVVQAVDNQLSKQDDLQNKKINVMKLIQVVRSVEKIEKILHSQNSKDWTSLEMSSPLLAGQILERIATEFNQLQFHAVQSKGMPLLDKVRPRISGITSMLQQSLEGLLIQGLQTSNVDIVRHCLRTYATIDKTRDAEALVGQVLVKPYMDMVIVEQFVKSTPNGLQIMYTKLLQFVPHHCRLLREVTGMVISSEKADIVPGYDFLVNSVWPEIIKGIEERIASLFNAGNPDTFYDRYTISIDFVRKFERQCGSQASVRRLRAHTSYQSFHNKWNLPIYFQLRYKEIAACLENAIADGLEAAPAGSSYHLLVSQVLWNSLVTCWAEKVYLPPLVHRFWKLTLQLISRYSKFLTEMLTKSPSTDVSKDPVRLLPSSASSTSSRTSQDDGGSESGSPATLSTKQLVFIASDVNQLQDQITELSEMIKQRLEIIGYNNFVIVAEALEDSKASLSGCIPTLNRKMTQHLTERCFRFLKSASEVPRLYRRTNKEVPSRASAYMDNALRPLHQLLSDSKDTVKPSIAQDWLRITLNDCTHRYFETISDVLSSVKKMEESLKRLKQARKTVTTNTTGTTGGPTDDSKIRLQLALDVEYLGEQIQKMGLQPADITMFSTLNDLVQGAQDGTPSEQAGP; from the exons ATGAATTTGCCAAAGGGGCCAGATTCTCTGTGTTTCGACAAGGATGTGTTTATGAAG GATGACTTCGACGTGGATCAGTTTGTTGCAGATTGCAGAAAGCATGTCCAACTGGAGGAGATGCGCGAGGACCTTGAGATGTATTACAAACAGCTCAAAACAGCCATGGTTGAGCTCATCAATAAAGACTATGCTGACTTTGTCAACCTCTCCACCAATCTG GTTGGAATGGACAAAGCCCTGAACCAGCTATCAGTACCACTGGGTCAGTTGCGTGAAGAGGTGCTG AACTTGAGAACATCTGTAAGTGAGGTGGTCCAAGCCGTTGACAACCAGCTATCCAAGCAAGATGACTTGCAAAACAAAAAG ATCAATGTCATGAAACTCATACAAGTTGTTCGATCAGTAGAGAAGATTGAAAAAATCCTACATTCTCAGAACTCAAAAGACTGGACATCTCTTGAGATGAGCAG TCCTCTCTTAGCTGGCCAGATTCTGGAGCGGATTGCCACAGAGTTCAACCAGCTGCAGTTCCATGCTGTCCAAAGCAAGGGCATGCCCCTGCTGGACAAAGTCAGGCCT CGTATTTCTGGCATCACGTCCATGCTACAGCAGTCTTTGGAGGGGCTCCTCATACAGGGCCTCCAGACCTCCAACGTGGACATTGTGCGTCACTGCCTACGCACCTACGCCACCATCGACAAGACCAGGGACGCAGAGGCACTGGTGGGACAAGTCCTGGTCAAGCCCTACATGGACATG GTCATTGTTGAACAGTTTGTCAAGTCCACCCCCAATGGCCTTCAAATAATGTACACCAAGCTCCTACAGTTTGTGCCACATCACTGTAGACTGCTGCGCGAGGTGACTGGAATGGTCATTTCAAG TGAGAAGGCAGACATAGTCCCGGGATACGACTTCTTGGTGAACTCAGTGTGGCCGGAAATCATCAAAGGTATCGAGGAGAGAATCGCATCTCTCTTCAACGCGGGCAACCCTGACACCTTTTATGAT AGGTACACTATCAGCATTGACTTTGTGAGAAAGTTTGAGAGACAGTGTGGCTCCCAAGCCAGTGTGAGGAGACTGAGAGCTCACACCTCCTATCAGAGCTTCCACAACAAGTGGAACCTACCCATCTACTTCCAGCTCAG GTACAAGGAAATTGCTGCATGTTTAGAGAATGCTATTGCTGATGGGTTAGAGGCAGCACCAG CGGGCAGCTCCTATCACCTGCTGGTGTCCCAAGTGCTGTGGAACAGCTTGGTCACGTGCTGGGCGGAGAAGGTGTACCTGCCCCCGCTGGTTCACCGCTTCTGGAAGCTCACCCTGCAGCTGATCTCACGCTACTCCAAGTTCCTCACTGAG ATGCTGACTAAATCTCCCTCCACGGACGTCAGTAAAGACCCTGTGAGGCTCCTCCCCAGCTCCGCCTCCTCCACGTCCAGTCGCACCTCTCAGGATGATGGGGGCAGCGAGAGCGGCAGCCCAGCAACCCTCTCCACCAAACAGCTGGTCTTTATAGCCTCTGATGTGAACCAACTACAAGACCAG ATTACGGAACTTTCTGAGATGATTAAGCAGAGACTGGAGATCATTGGGTACAACAACTTTGTAATTGTTGCAG aggCCCTAGAAGACTCCAAAGCCTCCCTGTCTGGCTGCATTCCCACCTTGAACCGCAAGATGACTCAGCATTTAACCGAGAGGTGCTTCCGCTTCCTGAAGAGTGCTTCTGAAGTCCCCCGACTGTACCGCAGGACCAACAAG GAAGTTCCCTCCAGAGCCTCTGCCTACATGGACAACGCCCTGCGGCCGCTGCACCAGCTCCTGAGCGACTCCAAAGACACGGTGAAGCCCTCCATCGCCCAGGACTGGCTACGGATCACACTCAATGACTGCACTCACAG ATATTTTGAAACCATATCAGATGTTTTGAGTTCTGTGAAAAAAATGGAGGAGAGTTTAAAGAGACTGAAGCAAGCAAGGAAAACAGTGACCACCAACACGACAGGAACCACCGGAGGCCCCACAGACGACAGCAAGATCCGCCTGCAGCTGGCCTTGGATGTGGAGTACCTGGGAGAACAG ATTCAGAAGATGGGTCTGCAGCCTGCCGACATCACCATGTTCTCAACACTAAATGACTTGGTCCAAGGAGCACAGGACGGGACTCCATCAGAGCAGGCTGGACCATAA